One window from the genome of Candidatus Obscuribacterales bacterium encodes:
- a CDS encoding histidine triad nucleotide-binding protein produces MSDLPETLFSKIINREIPADIVYEDNLALAFRDIAPQAPVHILVIPKQPIPKLADAESQDHALMGHLLLTVKRVAEQEGLTNGYRVVINTGADGGQTVDHLHLHILGGRAMTWPPG; encoded by the coding sequence ATGAGTGACCTACCAGAAACCCTGTTCAGCAAAATTATTAACCGCGAGATCCCTGCCGATATCGTCTACGAAGACAATCTGGCGCTAGCGTTTCGAGACATCGCTCCCCAAGCTCCTGTCCATATTCTGGTGATCCCCAAGCAACCGATCCCCAAGCTGGCTGATGCGGAATCCCAAGACCACGCCCTTATGGGACATCTGCTGCTGACCGTCAAGCGGGTGGCAGAACAAGAGGGCTTAACCAACGGCTACCGGGTGGTGATCAACACAGGAGCTGATGGTGGACAAACCGTAGATCACCTCCACCTGCACATTTTGGGTGGCCGGGCGATGACCTGGCCGCCCGGCTGA